The proteins below are encoded in one region of Nitrospira sp.:
- a CDS encoding membrane protein, which yields MKDSLKTGVTFGVTSGVITSLGLMVGLHSGTQSKLAVVGGIVIIAVADAFSDAFGIHISEESKNDGTALEVWESTAATFFAKCLVALTFAVPVLWLDLDVAIVVSALWGLSLLAALSYVLARTQRAPAWKVIGEHVGIGVAVIAITHYLGVWVRRTFE from the coding sequence ATGAAGGATTCGCTGAAGACCGGCGTCACGTTCGGTGTGACGTCCGGAGTCATCACGTCCTTGGGACTCATGGTCGGACTGCATTCCGGAACGCAGTCCAAATTAGCCGTGGTGGGCGGCATTGTGATCATTGCCGTCGCCGATGCCTTCTCCGATGCCTTTGGTATTCACATTTCGGAAGAGTCCAAGAACGACGGGACGGCACTCGAGGTATGGGAATCCACCGCGGCGACGTTCTTTGCCAAATGCCTCGTCGCGCTGACGTTCGCCGTTCCCGTCCTGTGGCTGGATCTGGATGTGGCCATCGTCGTGTCGGCCTTGTGGGGTCTCAGCTTGCTTGCGGCGTTGAGTTATGTGTTGGCGCGGACCCAGCGGGCCCCGGCGTGGAAGGTGATCGGCGAGCACGTCGGCATCGGCGTCGCCGTGATCGCGATCACTCATTATCTCGGTGTCTGGGTGCGGCGGACATTCGAGTAG
- a CDS encoding glycosyl transferase family 1 — translation MNEQTSLQKVGIGRHCGSIQANLDRYRALISDELADELTQLSRELQGVRICHVNSTASGGGVAELLARYVPMLQALGLQAEWRLIHGQPEFFSVTKAFHNALQGAHYALKEPEQRLYLDVNERSAQALSDDYDVYVVHDPQPAALRHFAGPRTAKWIWRCHIDSSSPDPDVSRFFRPYLEEYDAVVFTMSEFLLPDLRVKKAAFIAPAIDPLATKNMDISMDLCRRAIADSGVDPSRPLIVQVSRFDPWKDPLGVIEAYRLVKGEVPGAQLALIGAMAGDDPEGWALLDRVEEESANDPDMFVFTNQAGVGSMEVNVFQRGCDIVIQKSLREGFGLVVSEAFWKERPVVAGRAGGIPLQCPSGFEGNLVDTVEECAERILHLLRRPGERGAFGRAGREHVRQHFLLPRLVRDELRLIKAVLAPIEHAR, via the coding sequence ATGAACGAACAGACGTCACTACAGAAAGTCGGGATCGGTCGTCACTGCGGATCGATTCAAGCGAACCTCGATCGCTACCGTGCATTGATCAGTGATGAGCTTGCGGATGAATTGACGCAGTTATCTCGAGAGTTGCAGGGCGTGCGCATCTGTCATGTCAATTCCACGGCCTCGGGCGGAGGCGTCGCCGAGTTGTTGGCTCGCTATGTACCCATGCTCCAGGCCCTGGGTTTGCAGGCCGAATGGCGTCTCATTCACGGGCAGCCTGAATTTTTCAGCGTGACGAAGGCCTTTCACAATGCGCTCCAGGGAGCACACTACGCGCTGAAAGAACCGGAGCAGCGACTCTACCTCGATGTCAACGAACGGAGTGCCCAGGCGTTGAGCGACGACTACGACGTGTACGTCGTACACGATCCCCAGCCGGCGGCTCTTCGGCATTTTGCCGGTCCTCGAACCGCCAAATGGATTTGGCGGTGCCACATCGACAGTTCGTCGCCTGATCCGGACGTGAGCCGCTTCTTCCGTCCGTATCTCGAGGAATACGACGCCGTGGTCTTCACCATGTCCGAGTTTCTCCTGCCGGACCTACGGGTCAAGAAGGCGGCATTCATCGCTCCGGCGATCGACCCCTTGGCAACGAAGAACATGGACATCTCCATGGATCTGTGCCGTCGGGCCATTGCGGATTCCGGCGTGGATCCGTCACGCCCGCTGATCGTCCAGGTATCACGATTCGATCCCTGGAAGGACCCATTGGGTGTCATCGAGGCGTACCGCCTCGTCAAAGGAGAGGTTCCAGGAGCCCAACTTGCGCTCATCGGTGCCATGGCCGGAGACGATCCGGAAGGGTGGGCTTTGTTGGATCGGGTGGAGGAGGAATCGGCCAACGACCCCGACATGTTCGTCTTCACCAACCAGGCGGGGGTCGGCAGCATGGAGGTCAACGTCTTTCAACGGGGATGCGATATCGTGATTCAGAAATCTCTGCGTGAGGGATTCGGGTTGGTCGTGTCGGAAGCGTTTTGGAAGGAGCGCCCGGTGGTGGCCGGCAGAGCGGGGGGGATCCCGCTGCAATGCCCCTCGGGCTTCGAGGGTAATTTGGTCGATACGGTCGAGGAGTGTGCCGAGCGCATCCTCCATCTGTTGCGGCGCCCGGGCGAACGTGGGGCATTCGGACGCGCCGGCCGCGAGCACGTGCGGCAGCATTTTCTGTTGCCGAGGCTCGTGCGCGACGAACTGCGGTTGATCAAGGCCGTATTGGCGCCGATCGAGCATGCTCGCTAG
- a CDS encoding ABC transporter ATP-binding protein, with protein sequence MVRVSALVKRYKRHEALSGVDLEVGRGEIYGLIGPDGAGKSSLMKAIAGVLTYDAGTAQVFGTEIDSERAAEHVKHRIGFLPQGLGLSLYPELSVEENVDFFARLRLVPEHALTERKSRLLSMTRLNGFRDRAMKHLSGGMKQKLGLICTLIHEPELAILDEPTTGVDPVSRRDFWAILAEWSEEKGMTALVSTAYMDEAERFHRLSFLSNGTVLAQGTPSHVRTLVPGTMMTFQATPQLDALNRLKGAYRQVEPLGPRLHVFAEQTDHEAAKVELHSKLGDLEPHDLRLEEPELEDVFVALLLRRQAAPTPAATAPKASVPDERRLAIEARSLVRDFGAFRAVDSVSFQVEAGEIFGLLGANGAGKTTVIKMLNGILRPSGGAGWVAGADMTAAGDTIKERIGYMSQAFSLYLDLTVEENIRLFAGIYGLDRKQSTERFHWIVGMAGLGGFEAELTGRLPMGVRQRLALGCALVHRPHVLFLDEPTSGVDPVGRRQFWDILSRLAREEGVGILITTHHMSEAEHCDHLAIMYAGRIVAEGAPSEMKRQVEAEAGQLWEVVTDRPGDALRLLQREGFSDASLFGARIHFFSRDPAVDSDRATRALAAGRVQVTNMVGRPLSLEDVFVYRVMTLERESSPA encoded by the coding sequence ATTGGTGAAGCGGTACAAGCGGCACGAGGCCCTCAGCGGGGTCGATTTAGAAGTTGGCCGAGGCGAAATCTACGGGCTCATCGGTCCCGATGGGGCGGGCAAGAGCAGTCTGATGAAAGCGATCGCCGGTGTGCTCACCTATGACGCGGGAACGGCGCAGGTGTTCGGGACCGAGATCGATTCTGAGCGAGCTGCGGAGCACGTGAAACATCGGATTGGGTTCTTGCCGCAGGGACTCGGCCTGAGTCTCTACCCCGAGCTTTCGGTCGAAGAGAACGTCGATTTCTTCGCACGCTTACGGCTCGTGCCCGAACACGCGCTGACCGAACGCAAGAGCCGCTTGCTGTCCATGACCAGGCTGAACGGATTCCGAGATCGCGCCATGAAGCATCTTTCGGGCGGCATGAAACAGAAGCTGGGGCTCATCTGCACACTGATTCATGAGCCGGAACTGGCGATTCTGGACGAACCGACGACGGGAGTCGATCCCGTGTCGCGCCGGGACTTCTGGGCGATTCTTGCGGAATGGTCGGAGGAGAAGGGCATGACGGCCCTCGTGTCCACGGCCTACATGGATGAAGCCGAGCGATTCCATCGATTGTCGTTTCTCTCGAACGGCACCGTGTTGGCCCAGGGGACGCCTTCGCACGTGCGCACCTTGGTCCCAGGAACGATGATGACCTTTCAGGCCACACCCCAGCTCGATGCCCTGAATAGGCTCAAGGGAGCGTATCGCCAGGTCGAGCCTCTGGGTCCGCGGCTGCACGTGTTCGCCGAGCAGACAGATCACGAGGCTGCCAAAGTCGAACTCCACTCGAAGCTCGGCGACCTCGAACCACACGACCTCCGCCTGGAAGAGCCGGAATTGGAGGATGTGTTTGTTGCGCTATTGCTGCGTCGGCAGGCCGCGCCGACGCCGGCAGCGACCGCACCGAAGGCCTCGGTTCCGGACGAGCGCCGATTGGCGATCGAGGCTAGGAGTCTCGTTCGGGACTTCGGTGCTTTTCGAGCGGTTGACTCGGTCAGTTTCCAGGTGGAAGCCGGAGAAATCTTCGGTCTGTTGGGGGCCAACGGGGCCGGCAAGACGACGGTCATCAAGATGCTCAACGGCATTCTCCGGCCCAGCGGCGGTGCGGGGTGGGTCGCGGGGGCAGACATGACCGCGGCGGGCGACACCATCAAGGAGCGGATCGGTTACATGTCACAGGCGTTCTCGCTGTATCTGGATCTGACCGTGGAGGAAAACATTCGGCTGTTTGCCGGCATTTACGGCCTCGATCGCAAACAGTCCACTGAGCGATTCCATTGGATCGTGGGGATGGCCGGCTTGGGAGGATTTGAGGCCGAGTTGACCGGGCGTTTGCCGATGGGGGTCAGGCAGCGACTGGCGCTCGGTTGTGCGCTCGTACATCGTCCACACGTACTCTTTCTCGACGAGCCGACCTCGGGAGTCGACCCGGTCGGTCGGCGTCAATTTTGGGACATTCTGTCGCGGTTGGCGCGAGAGGAAGGGGTCGGAATTTTGATCACCACCCACCATATGAGCGAAGCGGAACACTGTGATCATCTCGCCATCATGTACGCGGGCCGGATTGTGGCAGAAGGCGCTCCGAGCGAGATGAAACGTCAGGTCGAGGCCGAGGCGGGCCAGTTATGGGAGGTCGTGACCGACCGTCCCGGTGACGCGCTCCGTCTATTGCAACGGGAGGGATTCTCCGACGCCTCACTGTTCGGCGCGCGGATCCATTTCTTTTCACGCGATCCCGCAGTCGACTCCGATCGTGCCACGCGTGCGCTCGCGGCAGGTCGGGTCCAGGTCACGAATATGGTCGGCCGCCCGCTGAGTCTGGAGGATGTCTTCGTCTACCGGGTCATGACGTTGGAGCGAGAATCGAGCCCGGCGTAG
- a CDS encoding ABC transporter — protein sequence MDGRGGAIGEIGTGAGRLWGRRLFVMTRKELLQLGRDIPLLLFLFYSFSLSVYISGAGITMQLNNARLLVHDGDHSRSSRELIHRFQPPYFRFDGEVQDPDDGVRSLDRGEAMAVLDIPPRFHERISRGEPAAVQLQVDTTNAPQGLSAAGYAARIVSAFALERTTMRGTDAADGTAWFPVVSSAHRVWFNQDQNETWFQSISHILRMITLFAVLLPAAALVREKERGTVEQLLVAPVTPLQIMLSKVLAMTLVIVLLTGFAFVSVLRPAFDVPMRGSAPLFFVLTALYCLTTAGLGLFVATVTRNQAQVGMFSLLIVAPMLLLSGITTPFEAMPGWVRAIMALSPLRYYIDVTHGILLKGVGLNLLWPSVAAMAGLGGVLFGLGLWRFRRQFQ from the coding sequence GTGGATGGAAGAGGCGGAGCGATTGGCGAGATCGGAACCGGAGCGGGCCGATTGTGGGGACGGCGATTGTTCGTCATGACGCGGAAGGAGTTGTTACAGCTTGGTCGGGATATCCCGCTCCTCCTATTCCTCTTCTATTCGTTTTCTCTGTCCGTCTATATCAGCGGCGCGGGGATTACGATGCAGCTGAATAATGCAAGGCTGCTGGTCCATGACGGCGACCACAGCCGGTCCTCGCGCGAACTGATCCATCGGTTCCAGCCGCCTTATTTTCGATTCGACGGGGAAGTGCAGGACCCCGATGACGGAGTGCGAAGCCTCGATCGCGGGGAGGCCATGGCGGTGCTGGATATTCCGCCACGATTCCACGAGAGGATCTCGCGCGGTGAGCCGGCCGCAGTCCAACTTCAAGTCGATACGACCAACGCCCCGCAAGGTCTGTCGGCCGCAGGGTACGCCGCGCGCATCGTATCGGCATTTGCCTTGGAGCGTACCACAATGAGAGGGACCGACGCCGCGGACGGCACGGCTTGGTTTCCGGTCGTGTCAAGTGCCCATCGCGTGTGGTTCAATCAGGATCAGAACGAAACGTGGTTTCAGTCGATCTCGCATATTCTGCGCATGATCACGCTGTTCGCGGTCTTGCTGCCGGCGGCGGCCCTGGTCCGGGAGAAGGAGCGGGGGACGGTCGAGCAGTTGTTGGTGGCTCCGGTGACGCCGCTGCAGATTATGCTCTCTAAGGTGCTGGCGATGACGTTGGTCATTGTACTGTTGACTGGATTCGCGTTCGTGAGCGTACTCAGGCCGGCCTTTGACGTCCCGATGCGGGGCAGCGCGCCATTATTTTTTGTGCTTACGGCGTTGTATTGCTTGACGACTGCGGGGCTCGGTTTGTTTGTCGCCACCGTGACCCGAAATCAAGCGCAGGTTGGAATGTTTTCGCTGCTCATCGTGGCGCCCATGCTCCTGTTGTCCGGCATCACGACTCCCTTCGAAGCGATGCCGGGTTGGGTCCGTGCCATCATGGCCTTGTCGCCCCTCCGGTACTACATTGACGTCACGCATGGGATTCTGTTGAAGGGGGTGGGACTCAACCTCTTGTGGCCTTCCGTCGCGGCCATGGCCGGCTTGGGCGGGGTCCTTTTCGGACTCGGCCTCTGGAGATTCAGGAGGCAATTCCAATGA